From a single Anomaloglossus baeobatrachus isolate aAnoBae1 chromosome 4, aAnoBae1.hap1, whole genome shotgun sequence genomic region:
- the LOC142302164 gene encoding olfactory receptor 11H7-like codes for MVYYVTICGNLLIIALVSTSKNLHTPMYFFISQLSISDILLPTDIVPNMLHILLNNGRSITFFGCMIQFYFFCVSGACECLLLAVMSYDRYVAICNPLHYISIMTSRHCEILSAVCWLFGFSINLVYIITIAELNFCGPNIIDHLFCDIVPLLELTCSDTFIIHFEMYFLSLPILIAPTVIIIKSYTYILCTVLRIPSSTGRQKAFSTCSSHLIVVSIFYWTIFCVYVVPTKGQTITMSKILSLLYTVFTPLVNPIIYSLRNKDIREIVQKSLHKWVSW; via the coding sequence ATGGTTTATTACGTGACAATCTGTGGGAATCTCCTGATCATCGCCCTGGTGTCCACCAGCAAGAACCTCCACACTCCGATGTACTTCTTCATCTCACAACTGTCCATCAGTGACATCTTGTTGCCCACAGATATTGTCCCCAACATGTTGCACATTCTCCTGAATAATGGGAGATCCATTACTTTTTTTGGTTGCATGATCCAGTTTTATTTTTTCTGTGTCTCAGGAGCGTGTGAATGTCTTCTCCTCGCTGTGATGTCCTACGACAGATATGTGGCCATCTGTAATCCCCTCCATTATATCTCCATAATGACGAGTCGACATTGTGAAATATTGTCTGCCGTTTGTTGGTTGTTTGGATTTTCTATAAATTTGGTTTACATCATTACAATAGCAGAGCTGAATTTTTGTGGTCCAAACATCATTGACCACTTATTCTGTGACATTGTCCCTTTACTAGAACTTACCTGTTCTGACACCTTCATTATCCACTTTGAGATGTATTTTCTAAGCCTCCCAATTTTAATAGCGCCAACTGTAATTATCATCAAGTCTTACACttatatactttgtacagtcttaaggatcccatccagcaccggcagacagaaagccttctccacctgcagctcccacctcattGTGGTCTCCATATTCTACTGGACAATTTTTTGCGTTTATGTCGTCCCAACTAAAGGCCAAACAATCACCATGAGTAAGATCCTGTCACTGCTATATACGGTGTTTACTCCTTTGGTCAACCCCATTATATACAGTCTGAGAAATAAAGACATTAGGGAAATTGTGCAGAAATCATTGCATAAGTGGGTGAGCTGGTAA